In Nissabacter sp. SGAir0207, the genomic stretch GACATCCATACCGGCGACCGGGTTATTGTTGGCGTCAACTGTCCGGGTGGTCAGTGTGGCGCTGTCCTGACCATTCGCCAGTACAGTGGTGCTGCTGGCGTTGACCACGCTTAATGCTGCCGTCGCGCTGTCGGCGGTGAAATGGGCCACCGGGGCACTCACTTCAGCGCCGCTGACTGCCTGAGCAAACACGCTGACATCACCTGCCAGTGTGGTAGTCACTGTCGCGGTGGCTTTGCCGGAAGCATTCGTCTGGCTGGTTGCGGTAATGCGGGTCTGGCCGGGGGCGACGCGCCAATTTACCGGGCTGTTAATCAGCGGGTTACCTGCGGCATCAAGAACGGTAGCCGTGTATGTCACGCTATCCGAACCATTGGCCGTGGCCTGCGTTTTACTTGCTGTGATCTCGGTAATGGTGGCCGAGGTGGTATCCGCGGTGAACGTCAGCGGATTGGAGGTTTTCACCGTGCCAGTCTCGACACTGGCCGTGACCAGCACCTGTCCGGCCTTGGCGGAAGCCAGAGTAATCACGGCGTTACCCTTACTGTCACTGACCGTCTGTGCATCACTCAGGGTCGCGACACCTTGTGCGACAGCCCAATGCACCGCGCTGTTTGCCACCGGGTGTCCGTTGGCATCGCTGACGTGTGCCGTCAAGGTAATGCGATCGCTGTTATTAGCCGTCGCCTGATTTTTATCTTCCTGTACCGTTGCCACATTGGCGGTTGCGCTGTCGCTGGTAAAGGTGATGCTCTCCGATGTTTGCGTCTGCTTGCCAACCGTCGCGCTGACCGTCAGCGTCTCCACGTCAGGGGAGGTGACGCGGACAGTGGCTTCCCCACGGTCATTCGTCTTGCTCTTGCTGGCAGAGAGCACCGCGCTGTGGCTGCTGGTGGTCCACGCGATGTCAACGCCAGTGAGCGGGTTGTTGTTGGCATCCATCAGCGTGGTGGTCAGCGTGGCTGCGTCCTGACCGTTGGCCAGTACACTGACCTTATCGACGGCCAGTGGCGACAGCAGGGCCGTAGAAATATCCACGACGAACGTCAACAGATCGGACTTAACCGGCGTACTGTTTGCTGGCGTAGCGGCAGAGACCACCACTTTCCCGGCTTTTGGCGATTTAAGCGTGAGCGTGGCAATGCCATTCGCATCCGTGGTGCTGGACTTATCCGCCACATGGATCTGGCCATCTTCACTCTCTACCGACCACTGTACCGAGACATTTTCCAAGGGATGGTTGCTGGCATCTTTGACCTGAGCGCTTAAGGTCACGCTCTCCTGGTTATCGGCCTTGATGCGCGTTTTATCCTGTTCGACATCAATCACTTTTGCCGAGGCTGCGTCTGCAATGAAACTCAGCGGCTCGCTGCTCATGCTGGCGCCCTTTTCAATTTGGGCGGCCACGGTGGTGGTCAGGACATCGGCGCTGCTTACCGTTACCGAGGCTTCACCCTCTGCATTGGTGACGCTGATGGCTGAGGAGAGGGCCGCCTTACTGTTATCCGCCGCCCAATGCAGGGTGATGTTACTGGCTGGCGTATTATCCTTTTTGACCACATGCGTGGTCAGGGTAATGGAGTCGTTGCCATTGGCCAGCGCGCGCTGTTTGGACGCCTTCAGCTCAGTGAATTTAAGATCCTTATTCAGGGATGTGAGGGTAATGGGGGTAGCCGCCAGTTTCTGCGTGCCGTGCAGTAACGGCTGGATCAGCACATCGCCGGTAATCGTGCCGCTGGTGAAGGTACTGGTATAAACACCCGCGCTTTTCTCCGTCCAGCTGCTGATTTTTTCTTTCACATCTGGCGTCGCCGCTTTGACACCTTTTACACTGCTCTGGCGTACCAGATCGGTACTCAGGGCGTCAGCCAGCCCGGAGACTTGCTGCCCATTCGCAGAGGCAATGGTAGTGGTGATGGTTGCGGTGCTGACACCGTCGGCAGGCAGCGTGGCCGTATTGGCGCTGCTGTGAGAAACAAACTGTGCTTCGTCAAAACCACCAACGACCACCGACATGTGGCTGGCGTCAGACTGGTTGCCCTGGCTGTCCCAGGCAGTGGCAGAGACCACCCAAGCGTTGTTCTCCTTGCCACCCTGTTGGTATGGGGGAAGCGTGATCACCCACCCATCATTGACCTTGGCAATTTTCCCACCGCGTTTGACAAGGGCATCATCCTGCCAGGTCAGGTGATCGACAGGGTATTTGCTCTTCACTTTGACGTTCACGGGCAGTACTTGCCCCTCTTTCCCTTCAATACGGGAAGGCAGTGAAAGGCTGATGAGTTCCTTTTTACGGTAATCCAGAACAATGTTGTTATTGCGGTTAACCAGCGCCATGCGGGAACCGAGCAGCGAACGTTGTTGTTTTACCTGGCTGGGGTCAATCTGATCCTTCAGTGGGACACCTGCGGCCCAGTTAAGTGACAGGTTGATCTGCGTATCTTGTTGGTCTTCCTTGCCAAATTTTTGATCCAGCCCAACGGTGACCAGCGGGAACGGGGTGTAGTTCAGGCCCGCCGTCAGGGCATGGGGATCTTGTTGCCGATCGTCTTCATCGTCGCCAAACAGCGCCACATTGTCGCCGTAATACTTCTCCCAGGTTAACTTCGCGCCAAGCTGCGGCCAGGCGGGGAAATAACCCTCCGCGCGGATATCGTAACCATCAGCAACCCGTTCTTGATAATCGCCATACTCACGCGAATCCATCCAGCCGGATAAGCGCTTATAGCCATTGGCGCTGATTTTCAGGTTATCCCATCCGAGTTCGCCGCCCACCCCCAGACGTTGGTGCGCATTGTGCGAAATCTGGCGATCGTAAAAGAGGTTGACCCCACCCATCCATTTTTCAGCGAAATAGCGATAGCCAACGCCGAGGTTGATGATGTTTTGATCGTCATTGCGTCTGCCACCAATCTGGCTGAACAGCAGGTTCTGCTTCTTGTCATCATAGAGGGGGAGCAACAGATCCACATCGGCGTTGTTCAGGGAGAGTTTATCATCCACGCCGACGTTGATTGCCGCGGTACCGAACTGTTGCAGCCACTGTTGGATTTCAGCGGTCGCCATTGAGGTACCCGCATTGATCATGGTGCTGCTAAGTGCGTTTGCAGAGTTATCCTGACTCAACATGCTTCCGGCCGTGGAAGCCATTTGCGCCAGGTTCTGTTCAGACTTATTCCCTTGCGTCGGCGGTGTCGCCGAATGGGTATTTCCCGTCTCAGCAGAGGCTGAAAACGAAAACATCCAAGGGTTGATGCTAGTGAAAAAGAGGTAAAGTATTGCCTGGAAGAAAGCAATTATCCTCTTAATGTAAAGATCCATGGTTTATTCCTGTTAAATCGTTTGATTTAAGGTTGAATAACATTTGTGTTTGGTGTTGCTACATGAAAACGGAATATGTTCCGATTGAGTGGGCAGAGGCCTGCTTTTGATCTTTAGATAAGATTTATCTCTCGCGATTTAATAGTTGCTACACATTCATTTTATGAATGATCATAGGTTTAATTATATGGATAATTCTTGCAGCCATGACCGAATGCCAGCATCAAATCTATCTGCATGATTTGATTGGCTGACCTATTAACTCGCTGATTTTGAAAATTATCCAGATCCAAGCTGATATTGACCCATCCATGGGTAATCATATTATGCTATTGATTTGTAGGGTTTTAATGTTGTTCGCTGGCTGGCGTAATAAATCATTATCATTATTTGATAATGGTTTGCGCTGAAAGGTTATCCATCAGGGACTTCAATTGATAACAAGTGAGCGTGCAACAAGTCAGCCTCATGCTAATTTCACTAAAATATAATGCCTGCTGGCGCAAATCAATACTGTATAAAATTTATTCGCCTGCAATCTAAATTTATTCCTAATTAAGCAGGCGGATGGTTGTTGTAAATGAGCTATTGGCTTTGTTAAGGTGTGACTTAATGTTTACTTGGTTGCTGTTTTTTTGGGTGAATAACGTAAATTCTTGCTCCACACTTTTTATTCACTTAATTTATTGTGTAGATGTATTGAATTGAAGTGGCGTTCCGGTGAACTCACATTGACGACGCTGACCCGTTCTGCATTTCACAGCCCAGATCAGTTATTCAGGGGATTTTTCGCGAAGGGTAACCGTTCGTGCAGTCGCTCTTCCGGCCATTCCGGCAGGCGATAAGGCAGCCACCGGGAAGATGGCGGTGATGACGCTACCAACCGGGGCGGGATCAGGTGACGGCTGGATACAGGCGGGCATGGTCACCGGAAGCCAAAACGCAAAAACCCGCCTGATGGCGGGTTCTCCTTAGCTATGTCGTGTAAAAGACGGTGACCCTAAAAAAGGATAATGCCCGGCTTAACCCGCTGGCATTATCCCTCCATCACTACGCGAAAGATTAGTTCACTGTAAGATCAACGGTTAACCGGAATTCAAAACCGAAGGGTCCATCAGGCCACTCTTTGCCCATGAAATGGATCAAGCCAGTATAGTGACCTGGGGGTAAATCAGGGTTTTCACTGCGCTTGAAGAAGAAGCTCGCTGAGTCTGGGTATTTCCCACCTTCACATCGTGTGGCATCGTTCATCAGGAAATTACCGCAAGGATTTGAACGCGACCCTTTCACATTGAGTGTGTATTGCTTGCCAGTGCCATCAGTCAGCACGATAGGCGTGGAAACATCACTCTTCTGGCCATAGCTCACTTTCCAGACCAGGCTTGTCGGACCGGTGGTTGGAGCGATGGTCAAGTAACCCATTGCAGGGTAACCATAAATCGACGCAGATTTATAGGTTGAGTCATCGGATGTGATATACCAGGTGTCATACAACGTGCCGATGAAATTCACCTCCTTATTCGTTTTGCTCGACGCGTTAATGGAGGCGGTAACCTCTGCCAGGCCATTGGTATTGCCTGACAGCGTGACCACGCTCTTGCCCTGACTGTCGGTTTGCGGCGCGGTTGCTGACAGCTTGTTAATAGACGCTGTCCAGTTTACCGTCGCATTTGGTACAGGGTTGTCATTCGCGTCCTGGATTTGCGCGGTATAGGTCGCCTTATCGCCGCCGTTACTCAGCACCGTGTTTTTATCCACGCTGAGGCTCGTGACGACGGCCGTTTTCGCATCACCAATGAAAGCGACTTTCGCGGCATCCAGCGTCATGGCAGGGGAGGCGAGGGATGCCGTCATCACCATGTCGTTGGCTTTCAACGTTGTCGCGTTGACGGTCGCTACCCCGCTCGCATCGCTGTTGCTACTGGTGACAGACAGCTTCGCGTTGGCATCGCTGCTCTGCCAGCCCACAGCCACCTCTGGCAGCAGGTTGTCGTTGGCGTCTTTCACCAATACGTTCCAGGTGACCTGCTCTACGCCATCCGCCACGGCCTGCGTCTTATCTGACTGAATATCAGACAGTTTCGCCGTAGTGACATCGCCAATATATTCTACGTTGATACGTTTTTCAGAGTGATTGATTCCTGCTCCCAGTTGCGTGACCATCGCTTTGGTGGTCGTGAAGGTCATGGTTGCCGTGCCGGTGGCATCCGTCAGGCTGGTGTCGCCCGGCGTAAAGACGCCCGCACTGTTATCACTCCCCCAGTGAACCAGCGCATCAGGTACCGGGTTGCCCTGAGCATCCTGAATCACCGCAGTCAGCGTCACGCTGTCTTTCCCAGCGACCAGCCCGGTTGTGCGGTCTGCGGTGAGACTGACCACCTCTTCAGTCGCCGTATCGGCGGCAAAGCGGATAGTCTGCGTGGTTTGAGACGGCGTTGCATCTACCCACGCGACACCTTTATAGGCGATGGCGTTTTGTGAGCGTAACTGCACCGTTGCCGTACCTGTCGCGTCCGTCAACGAGGTAGGTGACGAGAGCGTGAAGGAGGGATTCGGATCCGTCGTGGTTGCGTCCCAGTTCGTGGTGACCTGATTTACCGGGTTACCATAGCTGTCCAGCACCGTGGCGATCAGCGTCACCGCATCACTGTTGTTGGCTATTGCGCTGTACTTATCCGCTTTGACCACATCAACATGCGCACTCTTCATATCAGCAACAATATTCAGCGTGAGCGATTTCTGGCTACTGTTGACGCTGCTTGCCTGAACCAGCGTGGCTTGCGCCAATGTGCTGCTGAAAGTGACGGTTGCGATGCCATCCGGCCCGGTGGTGGAGCGGGTTTCGCTGAACTGCCCGCTGGCGTTATCGCTCGTCCAGTTGACTATCACGTCCTGTACTGGGTGGTTGTTCACATCCACCACTTCTGCACTCAGGGTAACGGCATCGCCAGCGGTGATATCACCGGTTTTATCTGCGATCAGCTTAACCAGCTGAGCCGTTGATGGGTCCGCAGTGAAGGTCACAGTCGACGTCACGCTGCTGCCATTGATGCTCATGGTCACCGTGTAATCCCCGGTACCCGCAGAGGTCAGCGATACCACTGCTTCGCCCTGCGCATTGGTCTGGGACGTGGTATCAGACAAGACGCCATTCCCCGGACTGACGCTCCAGTCAACATCAACCTTGTCCAGTACGTTGCCGTGGCTGTCTGTCACATTACCGGTGAAGGTGATGCTGTCTAAGCCATTCGCCAGCGCGGTGTCTTTGCTGAATTTCAGATCAACCGCGGTTGCCGTTTTTATATCACCGATAAAGGTGACCACCGGCGCATCGTAGGCAGCATTGCTTCCTACGGTTGCTGACACGTTGACCTTGCCGGCCTCGGTGGTTTTGGCGGTGATGGAGGCTTTGCCGTTGGCATCCGTGGTGGTGGTTGCGGCAGAGAGCTGCGTTCCGGCCGGGGTGACCTGCCAGTCAACAGTGGTGTTCGCCAACATATTGCCATTCGCATCAGAGACCGTGGCCGTGTAGGTCACGATGTCCACGCCATCCGCAACCGCCTGGGTTTTATCCGTCTGGATATCCTTTATCTGAGCCGTGGTGGCGTCAGCTGTAAAGGTGAGCGGAACGGATGTCTGCGCTGCCCCGGCGGTAGCTCGGGCTGATACCGTGATCTGGCCGGCCTGTGTGGCCGTCAGCGTCATGGTGGCGTTACCCTGCTTATCGCTGGTGCTAGACGGCGCATTCAACGTGCCCTTACCGGATGCCACTTCCCAGTTCACGGTCGCGTTAGAGACCGGGTGGTTGTTGGCGTCCACAACGTGGGCGACTAACGTGATCGCATCACTATTGTTCGCCACGGCCTGGGTTTTATCCTCCTTCAACGACTGCACCGTCGCGGTGGCCGCATCCGCGACAAAGTCGAGCGCTGGCGATGTACGCGTCTGCCCATTCACTGTCGCGCTGACGGTAATATTCTCTACCGCCGTGTTTTTCACAGTAATGCTGGCTTCACCCTGCGCATTGGTTTGCACCTTCTCCGAGGAGAGCGTCGCCGTGCCGCTGGTGGTGTCCCAAACCACATCTACCCCGGAAACCGGGTTATTGTTGGCATCCTTCACAAGGAGCGTCAGTGTGGTCGAATCATTTCCGTTGGCCAGAAGGGTGGTTTTACTGGCGTCGATGTTGCCCGGTGTGGCGGTGGTGGTATCTGCCACAAAGCTGACATCCGGTGCGTTACGTGCCGTGCCACTGCCGGCGCTGGCGGACACGCTGACGGTTCCCGCTAGCGTGGTTTTCGCCGTCATCGTGGCTTTGCCGTTGGCGTCAGTGGTGGAGGTGGTGCCTGCAAGTTGGGTTTGTGAAGGCATCGCCGTCCAGTTCACGGTCGTATTCGCCAGCGGGTTGCCGTTGGCGTCCTGCACGGTGGCGGTGTAGGTCACCTTGTCCTGACCATTTGCCACAGCCTGCGGTTTGTCGACCGTGACATCGGTAACACCGGCGGTAACACTGTCGGCGGCAAACGTCAGGGTGCCTGACAACTGTTCAGCCCCGGTGGTTGAGCGGGCGGAGACCTTGACCTGGCCTGCCTGTGTGGCGGTAAGCGTCACGACGGCGTTGCCCTGCGCATCACTGGTGCTCTGCGGCGCACTCAAGCTGCCACTGCCGGAGGCCACGCGCCACTCGACGGTTGCCCCGGTAACGGCGTGGTTGTTTGCATCCACCACATGCGCAGTCAGCGTAATGCGATCGTTGTTGTTGGCTATTGCCTGAGTTTTATCCTCTGTAATTGACGCGACAGCCGCCGTGCTGGCGTCAGCCATAAACGTCAGTGCCGGGGAAGGCTGGGTTTGCCCGTTAAAGACGGCATTGACCACCACATTTTCAACCGCCGTATCACTGACAGTGATGCTGGCTTCACCCTGCTTATCCGTCTGCACGCTGCTGGCGGAAAGGGCGGCCGTGGCGCTGGTGGTGTTCCAGGTCACATCCATATCGGGAACCGGGTTGTCGTTGGCGTCCACTAGTCGGGTAGTCAGTGTGGCGCTGTCCTGACCATTCGCCAGTAGTGTGGTGTTGCTGGCGTTGACTGCGCGTAATGTTGCCGTTGAGCGGTCTGCGGTGAAATGGGCCACCGGGGCACTCACTTCATCGCCGCTGACTGCCTGGGCAAACACGCTGACATCACCTGCCAGGGTAGTGGTCACCGTTGCAGTGGCCTTGCCGGAGGCATCTGTCTGGCTGGTTGCGGTAATGGTGGTCTGCCCAGGGGAGGCGCGCCAATTTACCGGGCTGTTCACCAGCGGGTTACCCGCGGCATCAAGGACAGTGGCGGTGTAGATCACGCTATCCGAACCATTGGCCGTGGCCTGCGTTTTATTTGCCGTAATATCCGTAATGGTCGCCGAGGTGGCGTCGGCAATGAACGTCAGCGGATTGGACGCTTTTGCCGTGCCGGATGCGGTGCTGGCCTCGACCACTACTTGCCCAGCCTTGGTTGAGGTTAACGTAATCAGGGCGTTACCCTTGCTGTCACTGACAGTTTGCGCATCACTCAAGGTTGCCACGCCTTGCTTGACAGCCCAATTGACCGTGCTGTTTGCCACTGCGTGGCCGTTCGCATCGCTCACATGCGCCGTCAACGTGATGCGATCGCTGTTATTGGCGGTCGCCTGATTTTTATCTTCCTGTATGGTCGCCACATTGGCGGTTGCGCTGTCGCTGGTAAAGGCGATGCTCTCCGAGGTTTGCGTCTGCTTGCCAACCGTCGCGCTGACCGTCAGCATTTCCACGTCAGAAGAGGTGACGCTGACAGTGGCTTCGCCATTGTCATTCGTCTGGCTCTTGCTGGCAGAGAGATGCGCAGTTTGACTGCTGGTTACCCATGAAATTTCAACGCCTTTAAGCGGATTGTTATTGGCATCCAGCAGCGTGGTTTTCAGGGTGGCGGCGTCCTGACCGTTAGCCAGCACACTGTTTTTGTCTACGGTCAGCGGCGACAGAATGGCAGTGGAAATATCCACGACAAACGTCAGCAGCTCGGACTTAACCGGCGTACTGTTTGCTGGCGTAGCAGCAGAGACCACCACTTTCCCGGTTTTCGGCGATTTAAGCGTTAGGACTGCAATGCCCTCAGCATTGGTGGCACTCGACTTATCCGCCACATGGATCTGGCCATCTTCGCTCTCTACCGACCACTGTACCGAGACATTTTCCAAGGGATGGTTGCTGGCATCTTTGACCTGAGCGCTCAGGGTAACGCTGTCCTGATTATTGGCCTTAATCAGGGTCTTATCCTGATCAACCTTAACCACTTTTGCCGAGGCGGCATCAGCGGTAAAGCTCAGCGGATCGCTGCTTATGCTGGCACCGTTTTCGATTTGGGCTGTCACGGTGGTGTTCAGTACTTCCGTGCTGCTCACCGTCACCGAGGCTGCGCCCTCTGCATTGGTGACGCTGGTGGCAGAGGAGAGAAGCGCCTTATCGTTGTCTGTTGTCCAGTGCAGGGTGATGTTACTGGCTGGCGTATTATCCTTTTTGACCACATGCGTGGTCAGGGTAATGGTGTCGCTGCCGTTGGCCAGTGCGCTCTGTTTCGACGTATCCAGTGAGGTGAATGTAAGATCTTTGATCAGTGAGACGAGGGTAATGGTGGTGGTCGCTAGTTTCTGCGTGCCTTTCAGTAAGGGTTGAATCAGCACATCACCGGGCATCGTGCCGCTGGTGAAGGTGCTGGTATAAACACCCGCGCTTTTCTCCGTCCAGCTGCTGATTTTTTCTTTCACATCCGGCGTTGCCGCTTTGACACCTTTTACACTGCTCTGGCGTACCAGTTCAGCGCTCAGGTCGCCAGCCAGCCCGGTAACCTGCTGCCCACTCACAGAGGCGATAGTGGTGGTGAGGGTTGCGGTACTGACGCCATCGGCAGGCAGGCTGGTTGCATC encodes the following:
- a CDS encoding Ig-like domain-containing protein; protein product: MRPSIRRVVAFFQATIYLFFTSINPWMFSFSASAETEQTLSATPSTQATPTEQSLAQLATTAGNMLSQDDSADALTSTMINAGTSMATAEIQQWLQQFGTAAINVSVDDEFSLDSADLDLLFPLYDDKKQNLLFSQLGGRRHDDQNIINLGVGYRHFSDTWMWGVNLFYDRQISHNAHQRLGVGGELGWDNLKISANGYKRLSGWMDSREYEDYQERVADGYDIRAEGYLPSWPQFGAKLTWEKYYGDNVALFGDDEDDRQKDPYALTAGLNYTPFPLLTVGLDQKFGKEDQKDTQINLALNWAAGVPLKDQMDPNQVKQQRSLLGSRMALVNRNNNIILDYRKKELISLSLPSRIEGTEGQVLPVNIKVKSKYPVDHLTWQDDALVKRGGKIDKVGNGWTITLPPYQQGGKENNAWVVSATAWDNQGNHSDNSYMSVVVDGFDEAQFVSESSVDATSLPADGVSTATLTTTIASVSGQQVTGLAGDLSAELVRQSSVKGVKAATPDVKEKISSWTEKSAGVYTSTFTSGTMPGDVLIQPLLKGTQKLATTTITLVSLIKDLTFTSLDTSKQSALANGSDTITLTTHVVKKDNTPASNITLHWTTDNDKALLSSATSVTNAEGAASVTVSSTEVLNTTVTAQIENGASISSDPLSFTADAASAKVVKVDQDKTLIKANNQDSVTLSAQVKDASNHPLENVSVQWSVESEDGQIHVADKSSATNAEGIAVLTLKSPKTGKVVVSAATPANSTPVKSELLTFVVDISTAILSPLTVDKNSVLANGQDAATLKTTLLDANNNPLKGVEISWVTSSQTAHLSASKSQTNDNGEATVSVTSSDVEMLTVSATVGKQTQTSESIAFTSDSATANVATIQEDKNQATANNSDRITLTAHVSDANGHAVANSTVNWAVKQGVATLSDAQTVSDSKGNALITLTSTKAGQVVVEASTASGTAKASNPLTFIADATSATITDITANKTQATANGSDSVIYTATVLDAAGNPLVNSPVNWRASPGQTTITATSQTDASGKATATVTTTLAGDVSVFAQAVSGDEVSAPVAHFTADRSTATLRAVNASNTTLLANGQDSATLTTRLVDANDNPVPDMDVTWNTTSATAALSASSVQTDKQGEASITVSDTAVENVVVNAVFNGQTQPSPALTFMADASTAAVASITEDKTQAIANNNDRITLTAHVVDANNHAVTGATVEWRVASGSGSLSAPQSTSDAQGNAVVTLTATQAGQVKVSARSTTGAEQLSGTLTFAADSVTAGVTDVTVDKPQAVANGQDKVTYTATVQDANGNPLANTTVNWTAMPSQTQLAGTTSTTDANGKATMTAKTTLAGTVSVSASAGSGTARNAPDVSFVADTTTATPGNIDASKTTLLANGNDSTTLTLLVKDANNNPVSGVDVVWDTTSGTATLSSEKVQTNAQGEASITVKNTAVENITVSATVNGQTRTSPALDFVADAATATVQSLKEDKTQAVANNSDAITLVAHVVDANNHPVSNATVNWEVASGKGTLNAPSSTSDKQGNATMTLTATQAGQITVSARATAGAAQTSVPLTFTADATTAQIKDIQTDKTQAVADGVDIVTYTATVSDANGNMLANTTVDWQVTPAGTQLSAATTTTDANGKASITAKTTEAGKVNVSATVGSNAAYDAPVVTFIGDIKTATAVDLKFSKDTALANGLDSITFTGNVTDSHGNVLDKVDVDWSVSPGNGVLSDTTSQTNAQGEAVVSLTSAGTGDYTVTMSINGSSVTSTVTFTADPSTAQLVKLIADKTGDITAGDAVTLSAEVVDVNNHPVQDVIVNWTSDNASGQFSETRSTTGPDGIATVTFSSTLAQATLVQASSVNSSQKSLTLNIVADMKSAHVDVVKADKYSAIANNSDAVTLIATVLDSYGNPVNQVTTNWDATTTDPNPSFTLSSPTSLTDATGTATVQLRSQNAIAYKGVAWVDATPSQTTQTIRFAADTATEEVVSLTADRTTGLVAGKDSVTLTAVIQDAQGNPVPDALVHWGSDNSAGVFTPGDTSLTDATGTATMTFTTTKAMVTQLGAGINHSEKRINVEYIGDVTTAKLSDIQSDKTQAVADGVEQVTWNVLVKDANDNLLPEVAVGWQSSDANAKLSVTSSNSDASGVATVNATTLKANDMVMTASLASPAMTLDAAKVAFIGDAKTAVVTSLSVDKNTVLSNGGDKATYTAQIQDANDNPVPNATVNWTASINKLSATAPQTDSQGKSVVTLSGNTNGLAEVTASINASSKTNKEVNFIGTLYDTWYITSDDSTYKSASIYGYPAMGYLTIAPTTGPTSLVWKVSYGQKSDVSTPIVLTDGTGKQYTLNVKGSRSNPCGNFLMNDATRCEGGKYPDSASFFFKRSENPDLPPGHYTGLIHFMGKEWPDGPFGFEFRLTVDLTVN